A region from the Lycium barbarum isolate Lr01 chromosome 8, ASM1917538v2, whole genome shotgun sequence genome encodes:
- the LOC132606188 gene encoding RING-H2 finger protein ATL7-like isoform X1: MSSYAGKGYSEASSQQNTGVEASSHLKLYQAFIFSIPVFFAFLLLVFFYIFYLRRRRVDWSSLRMRSPQLPTNNMEADELSRCELGLKKEVREMLPVIIFHESFSVKDAQCSVCLGDYQADDKLQQIPVCGHIFHMECIDHWLATHSTCPLCRQSLLTPPKPETPHTMPETSDTTSPQQVGDEVSCPNGDCPKVGVVPRTTDGRVIQSDESEGDNVDREKDSRDEKSDSV; the protein is encoded by the exons ATGTCTAGTTATGCTGGAAAAGGTTACTCTGAAGCTTCATCCCAGCAAAACACTGGTGTTGAAGCTTCATCTCATTTGAAGCTTTATCAAGCTTTCATCTTTTCAATACCTGTTTTCTTTGCTTTCTTACTTTTGGtatttttctacatattttaTCTTCGTCGTCGAAGGGTTGACTGGTCTTCTTTAAGGATGAGGAGTCCACAATTGCCCACCAATAATATGGAAGCTGATGAATTGTCAAGG TGTGAATTGGGGTTGAAGAAGGAGGTGAGAGAGATGCTACCAGTTATTATTTTCCACGAGAGCTTCTCTGTCAAAGACGCACA GTGTTCAGTGTGCCTAGGTGATTACCAAGCAGATGATAAACTTCAACAGATACCTGTGTGTGGTCATATATTTCACATGGAATGCATTGATCACTGGCTAGCCACTCATAGCACATGCCCCCTCTGCCGTCAATCCCTCCTCACTCCACCTAAACCTGAAACACCTCATACTATGCCAGAAACCAGTGATACAACATCACCTCAACAAGTTGGTGATGAAGTATCTTGTCCCAATGGCGACTGCCCCAAAGTAGGCGTGGTGCCCAGAACCACAGATGGAAGGGTAATCCAATCCGATGAAAGTGAGGGTGACAATGTTGACCGCGAGAAAGACTCGAGGGATGAAAAGTCTGATTCTGTTTGA
- the LOC132606188 gene encoding E3 ubiquitin-protein ligase ATL59-like isoform X2 translates to MRSPQLPTNNMEADELSRCELGLKKEVREMLPVIIFHESFSVKDAQCSVCLGDYQADDKLQQIPVCGHIFHMECIDHWLATHSTCPLCRQSLLTPPKPETPHTMPETSDTTSPQQVGDEVSCPNGDCPKVGVVPRTTDGRVIQSDESEGDNVDREKDSRDEKSDSV, encoded by the exons ATGAGGAGTCCACAATTGCCCACCAATAATATGGAAGCTGATGAATTGTCAAGG TGTGAATTGGGGTTGAAGAAGGAGGTGAGAGAGATGCTACCAGTTATTATTTTCCACGAGAGCTTCTCTGTCAAAGACGCACA GTGTTCAGTGTGCCTAGGTGATTACCAAGCAGATGATAAACTTCAACAGATACCTGTGTGTGGTCATATATTTCACATGGAATGCATTGATCACTGGCTAGCCACTCATAGCACATGCCCCCTCTGCCGTCAATCCCTCCTCACTCCACCTAAACCTGAAACACCTCATACTATGCCAGAAACCAGTGATACAACATCACCTCAACAAGTTGGTGATGAAGTATCTTGTCCCAATGGCGACTGCCCCAAAGTAGGCGTGGTGCCCAGAACCACAGATGGAAGGGTAATCCAATCCGATGAAAGTGAGGGTGACAATGTTGACCGCGAGAAAGACTCGAGGGATGAAAAGTCTGATTCTGTTTGA